DNA sequence from the Bacillus pumilus genome:
CGCCTTTTTTACCAAGCTCTTGCTGCCTGCGGACCATTTCTTCCCGAACAGCTCTGTGCTTTGCGACAACCGATACTTGGTTGCTCACGCGGTCTGTGCGAATCTCTTCTGTCACATCGGTATTGTCTAGATGCACTTTTTGACCCTCGCCTGTAGAGACAAGTTCAATCACCGTTTTCTTTAGTAGTGCATCAAGCGCCTGCTCGTCTTCAAGATCTACACCATGGTGAAGTGCCGCAAGCGTAATCGCGCGGTACATGGCACCTGTATCGATATAAATATATGATTTTTTTGCTGCGACAATTTTTGCCACAGTGCTTTTTCCTGCTGCTGCAGGACCGTCAATTGCGATAGATAATTTCTTTTTCATAATACCTCTCCTTGATTGAATCTCCCTTATGAATTGTAACAC
Encoded proteins:
- the cmk gene encoding (d)CMP kinase translates to MKKKLSIAIDGPAAAGKSTVAKIVAAKKSYIYIDTGAMYRAITLAALHHGVDLEDEQALDALLKKTVIELVSTGEGQKVHLDNTDVTEEIRTDRVSNQVSVVAKHRAVREEMVRRQQELGKKGGVVMDGRDIGTHVLPDAEVKIFLLASVEERAKRRFEENQKKGYDVNYDQLIEEIARRDKLDSEREVSPLKKADDAIEIDTTSLTIQEVAGKILDAADRVEKL